A region from the Hypericibacter adhaerens genome encodes:
- the metG gene encoding methionine--tRNA ligase, with product MSGPRPFYITTPIYYVNDAPHIGHAYTTLACDVIARFMRLDGRRVNFLTGTDEHGQKVEKSAKAAGMSPKDFTDKVSQNFRDLAKAMNFSNDDFIRTTEPRHIKSCQALWLRLVERGHIYLGHYEGWYAVRDEAFYGEEELTTGPDGKKRAPSGAEVEWVKEPSYFFDLSKWQQPLLEFYEKHPDFIAPETRRNEVLSFVRGGLTDLSVSRTSFKWGVPVPNDPDHIMYVWLDALTNYITAVGFPDTESESYRTFWPADLHMVGKDILRFHTVYWPAFLMAAGLEPPKRVFAHGWWTNEGQKISKSLGNVIDPLQLIATYGLDPVRYFLLREVPFGNDGDFSHRAMVMRMNGDLANDLGNLAQRSLSMISKNCGATVPEKGPLTEADRKLLGQAQGLLPRWREAIETQSFNRGLEAIWFVVGEANRYVDEQAPWALKKNDPPRMATVLWVLAETVRYLAILVQPVMPAAAGKLLDQLAVPANARDFAHLTEANALKPGTPLPAPEGVFPRYVDPEAAKTEAVPAKGKGKKS from the coding sequence ATGTCAGGGCCCCGTCCCTTCTACATCACCACGCCGATCTATTACGTGAACGATGCGCCGCATATCGGACACGCCTACACGACGCTGGCCTGCGATGTGATCGCGCGTTTCATGCGGCTGGACGGACGCAGGGTGAATTTCCTCACCGGCACGGACGAGCACGGCCAGAAGGTCGAGAAATCGGCCAAGGCTGCCGGCATGTCGCCCAAGGACTTCACCGACAAGGTCTCGCAGAATTTCCGCGACCTCGCCAAGGCGATGAACTTCAGCAATGACGATTTCATCCGCACCACCGAGCCGCGGCACATCAAGTCCTGCCAGGCGCTCTGGCTCCGGCTGGTCGAGCGCGGCCATATCTATCTCGGCCATTACGAGGGCTGGTATGCGGTGCGCGACGAGGCCTTCTATGGCGAGGAGGAGCTGACCACCGGGCCCGACGGCAAGAAGCGCGCGCCCTCGGGTGCGGAGGTCGAGTGGGTGAAGGAGCCCAGCTACTTCTTCGATCTCTCCAAGTGGCAGCAGCCGCTCCTGGAGTTCTACGAGAAGCATCCGGATTTCATCGCGCCGGAGACGCGGCGCAACGAGGTGCTGTCCTTCGTCCGCGGCGGGCTCACCGATCTCTCGGTCTCGCGCACCAGCTTCAAATGGGGCGTGCCGGTCCCGAACGATCCCGACCACATCATGTATGTGTGGCTCGATGCGCTCACCAACTACATCACCGCCGTCGGCTTCCCGGACACGGAGAGCGAGAGCTACCGGACCTTCTGGCCGGCCGACCTGCACATGGTCGGCAAGGACATCCTGCGTTTCCACACGGTCTATTGGCCGGCCTTCCTGATGGCCGCGGGCCTCGAGCCGCCGAAGCGCGTCTTCGCCCATGGCTGGTGGACCAACGAGGGCCAGAAGATCTCGAAGTCGCTCGGCAACGTGATCGACCCGCTGCAGCTCATCGCGACCTACGGGCTCGATCCGGTGCGCTACTTCCTGCTGCGCGAGGTGCCGTTCGGCAATGACGGCGACTTCTCGCATCGCGCCATGGTCATGCGGATGAACGGCGACCTCGCCAATGACCTGGGCAACCTGGCGCAGCGCTCGCTCTCGATGATCAGCAAGAACTGCGGCGCCACCGTGCCGGAAAAGGGGCCGCTGACCGAGGCGGACAGGAAGCTTCTCGGCCAGGCGCAGGGCCTGCTGCCGCGCTGGCGCGAGGCGATCGAGACCCAGAGCTTCAACCGCGGGCTCGAGGCGATCTGGTTTGTGGTGGGCGAGGCCAACCGCTATGTCGACGAGCAGGCGCCCTGGGCCCTCAAGAAGAACGATCCGCCGCGCATGGCGACGGTGCTTTGGGTGCTGGCCGAGACGGTACGCTATCTCGCGATCCTGGTGCAGCCGGTGATGCCGGCGGCGGCGGGCAAGCTGCTCGACCAGCTGGCGGTGCCGGCGAATGCGCGTGACTTCGCGCATCTGACCGAGGCAAACGCGCTTAAGCCGGGAACGCCGCTGCCGGCACCGGAGGGCGTGTTCCCGCGCTATGTCGATCCGGAAGCGGCGAAGACCGAGGCCGTGCCGGCGAAGGGCAAAGGCAAGAAGAGCTGA